The genomic DNA CATAAATATTAAGTTTGTCAACTGGCCTtgcatttcttatttttgtcaCTTTCATTACGGCACATGAAACCTGAGACCAGTGCATTCAAGGAAGGAGTACAAACACAAATCATGTTTCTGCAATATCCAAAATGTCAAGAAGCCCAGAAATTGtacaatgaaaaatgtttattggttcacaaaatatagctcatatggcattaactgtgtaatttgtCCAAAGTattaatatgtgcccacttATACTAAcatgcagagagaagctgtctaccagAGGACATTTCCACTGAACTGTAGCAACATGGgcaaatatgtgtcatagggcatgaataccagtaagataagataatcagaaacatttgtttcaaatatcatcatgagcttgcagaaaaacaggagcacacctaaccacGAAAgagggggccacactggattgaccccagagcttagaactgtttctcttggtgcatgtgttggctgctgactggagggagatagggactgccccactctcccccagcaacagaatgtgtatataagctgTAACAAAGTATAAGGCACTGCTCTCCGCTTTGGAAGCGCTGGACCTGATATGCATATTAAATAAAGCTGTTGactctcacttgtgcagagctgttattgtgttgGAGATTTGTATCCAACATTACCCTGTTCGGTAAGTCAATGAAGTCACATACTGGAAAGCAAAAACCCAAGCATTTTGTATGCACTCATTAGGCTATGTCTTTTTTGAATCAAATACTATTGCATACGCTGTAATAAAATAgcttatgaaataaataattggctATTGCCAGCAAATTTAATGGCAGTCCATACAATAATATGTACAGGGCAATTCAAAATGAAAGTGTGTTGGAATTGTGTTGGAACCATAGCATAAAGAAGCTTTCCTAAAAAGTTTCTTTAATGTTCTTTATGGTATGACGTTTCTGTTGGAAATATTAAGGATTCTGTAACAAAGTGATGTGTTGTGTTAGATGCAACTGTTATGATGACAAATAGGTCATCATAATCTTACAAAATGATATGCTTCAAAATAGCTTAAACCTGTACAATCAAACGGAAAGAAAGCCATTAAATAATatcataaaattaattaaattgaaaaaaaattcaatgGCACCAGTGCCTTGACAACTTcaatacaataacaataactgtaataataataataataataataataataataatagtaataataataatagtaataataataataataataataataataataataacaagaacGTCCATTGTGcgttcaaaaatataaatgacagAACATAGAGGAACAAGGATCATGCACACTACCAACAATATGCTTTTCatatcaaaatattaaaatagaaGCAATAGATTTCTTCCCAACTACATCACCAGAAGTAATTTGCCTCCATCGTGAGGAGTGCTATGTTAGGGGCGCGTTCAGTGGTCGGCGTCGGAGAATTTCAGCAGCGTGAGGAAGCTGGAGAGGGGATTAGCGTGGTAGTCCATCAGGTGCCGGTGACTGGCGTTTACAGCGATGTGATCCCCCGCTTCTGCCTGGAGCAGGACGGACTGGCTGAGCGTGACGTCGGCCTCCCTCGAGCCCCAGCAGTGCGTGTGGAACGCGGAGGAGAACTCCACCGTGCTCTGCCTCGGCTCCTGCTCCTGGCAGCGCAGCAGGACCCGGAACTCCAGGGCCAGAGTGCCGTTCCCGGGGCCCGCCGCGGCCGCGCTCAGCTGGTACACGGCCTGGAAGAAGAGCAGGTACAGCCCCGACTCGTGCACCCGGATCCACCGCTCGTCCTCCACCAGGGCGGCCGGCTGCGAGTTATGCACGCTGGCCCAGCGAATCTGCCCCATCGTCTGCTCCTTGCAGGCGGTCGCTGTTCCAatcagagggagaggagaagagagaggtaCAATAAGTCATTTTGGACTCctgacggtcaagagaggaattgcagcaacaaacacgctcaaaccgcAGCCCTGTTTATCCctgccccttctctgtgaaagcactgacgttgaaacggcATTGGCTGAATGCtcgagcttgaattattgtatagctctacaatgttttggtagagtgccggcccgtcaacatgtcagtgagccttttttcaatgataggaagggatttaagatggtcttgtaacaatattttaacacaaaaatctaacctattgtacctttaacttgaTATGCGGAGTGCTTATTTACATTGTGAGTCTAGGAAGAAACTATTCAGCCCATATCGAACATATCTGACAAGTATAGGCTATTCAGCCCAAATATAACATTAGCGTATGTCAAGTACAGGCTATCACTAGGTTGTCATCATCTGTGAATTCAAATTGATaagaaaaggggaaagaaaattgaaaagaaaaataaatatatgttgtAGAATGTCAACCCATACTTATCTTTTACCATGAACTATAATGCAGCATTTTGCAGGTTATATCTGCAATGTAAAAACTGCATTCATAGGAAAATAACACAACAAGATAAGCTTTCCGTCATGTTCTCCTCGATCTGCGATGTCTGGCGGTGTGACTGCCGTGGTCGTGCGTTCCCACGGCCGACACAGGACAGTGCAGACGAGCGTGTACGCATGATGTCACCACAGTCTATGAGCCAAGCttacacagacatgagtcagaggaagactctGCATGTCTAGCTTCAGCTAAGCAAGCAGACTGCTGCCGACCGATCAACCAGTGAGGTTCTCTAGAGAGCGGCGAGATGCGGGTGCCAGCCGACAGAACCCTCCCTGACTCTCAGTGATGCCATCACCAAtgacagtagtgtgcagtgatgattatacaccaccacGTTTGTCTAAAAGGGGTCCTAATATAGTACTTCTTTAAAAATTAAAGTTTAAAGTTTTTTGGTGAAAACGTATTGAACAATACTATTGTAggcaatgagaaaaaaaacatcattccCACAATTGCATTGGGGTAAAGGtatggctaataaacagaaacacccaaaacatcttttttttttttttttttaaaaagaaaagtttttttacttttgcatagcatgaatgcatgtttgaaggctcagtccatgattgttgatgctaaacaattcgtttaaactggtttgaagcaacattattctgcaaaattacttctgatggtaaggtgttccagtatttaaggtaacacaaactttgagcagtgtcacagtgttaaacataATGGCACGACGGAAGGAGCactctgtttacttattttcatctacatgaaccaatattacatgaaataaatacttgaatagtacttggtttctgatttatGTTCATGgtgttaagtgtataatcatcactgcgaTTCACTAGAACTTCGCCTTAACCAGAGGGGCCACTCAGTGGCCagtttcaaccataatttgacTGCAAAAAGTTTCTATTTCTAGCACATTCCCTTGTATAAGCTCATCTGAAACGggcagaaatgagaaactgtattTTAGCTCTCTCCCAGACCAAAGCTTGCATTTGGCATCAGCTTGATAGCTTATACCTCCACTTGGATACTGAATTTATAGtaagtagtagtaatagtagtagttatATATTAGTTATCAGTCCACtatttttacagaatgaatgcgcatagaaataatgaataacaatgtTGACTGAAAGGTGTAGGCTGAAGCTTTAGTTTATTACACCTACCCTTTACACAtaacatattcacatattcaacCCTTTCACTACTAGGTTTAGGCAATATGAAAACCAAACataatagaaacaaaaacattttgcgtTTCCTCACAGTGAAAGTGTTGATGGGCCCAGGTTGGTTTCTGATCTGATACTGAGGTGGGGTAAAAAAAAGTGCAACGCACCACAAGATAAATCACACCATGAACTGAGAAagtccagcagagggcgctgtaaCATCTATCCGAGGGCCATGAAGGGAGCCtgaaggacagcctgtagcatagtggttaaggtaaatgaatCTGACAATAGATTAATCTACAAGTCCTAATCTTTGTTATAATATTCTTACAACAAATGAATGTACATGCTTACGgtacattcattaattcatccatcatcttaacccgcttatcctgaacagggtcgcaggggggctggagcctatcccagcatacattgggtgaaaggcaggaacacaccctggacaggtcgcgagtccatcgcagggcacacacatcattcactcacacactcatacctacgggcaatttagactctccaatcagcctaacctgcatgtctttggactgtgggaggaaaccggagtacctggaggaaacccacgcagacatggggagaacatgcaaactccacacagagaggccccggcttaCAGTACATAAGAACAATAAACAACTTACACAGCCAAACAAAAGGAGCAATAATACAATCCAATTGTTCTTCAGGTAATTGAGATACTGTGTGAGTGCACAAGTTGAGACCCCCCCCAAATCCCCTGGTCGTCAGTCACTcatgtttgattgattgattgacggattgttttatttgtttattgattGAGCCATTTTGATAATTGAAATACAATGAAATGGCACACATccactgtaaaaaaaagcaCTGCCTTAAAATTTAATGTGGACTTGAGAAGTGTTTTACACTACTAACATGTTGACATGTGCGGGGCTAGACAGAAAATGAGGCTCTTACCTTTAAGGATCATGGAGGCTTTTGAACTTGAAAACAGGCCAGCCAACTCGGTAGCTgtagatgcacacacaaaaacacacacattacctatattatatagggcggcctgtagcgtagtggttaaggtaaatgactgggacacgcaaggtcggtggttctaatcccggtgtagccacaataagatccgcacagccgttgggcccttgagcaaaggcccttaaccctgcattgctccaggggaggactatctcctgcttagtctaatcaactgtatgtcgctctggataagagcatctgctaaatgcctgtaatgtaatgtaatgtaatgtaatgtaatgtattacgCCTATTATAACTGGTATATGCAGCATTTCCAAGTGGGATTCTTAAAATGAATGGAAGGAGCAAATAcgcataaataaaatgcattgcaatgcatGGAACAAGAAACTACAGGTGTGATTTGGTAGCACTGTATCATGTTGAGGAACGGGGATTTCCACTACATTAACCACAATGCAAAGCTGCATCTGAACTTCAGCTAAATTTGTTAGACACAAGGTGGCACTGTCCACACTTCACTGACATTAAATGAATGCTTCGTCCCAAACTTACTCTAAAAGTGGTGAACATGCATGGCACTGAACTTAAGAAACTTACAgggcagtctgtaagtatttggatagtgacaCATTTAATAGTTGATAGTTGAATAGTTGAATTAAAACATCAcaatttgccttcagtctggtcttcagcaagtgaaatggaagctcaattggattgaggtcaggtggcTGACTTGgccagaacattccactttttggcccaaaaaactccttggttgctttgggTGTATGTTCTGGATCATCGTCCAGCCGCATGATGAAGCGTCGTCCAAtaggttttgatgcatttgctcGGATCTGTGTAGATAAGACATGTACTTCctgcattcatcctgctgctaccgtCAGCAGTAACATCATCAGcgaacacaagtgagccagttccagcaATACGTGCCCAAGCCGTCACATCCACTATGTTTCACAAACGGGGGGAGGTACTTCGGATCATgatctgttccttttttttctatCCACTCTGTTCTTTCCAACACTCGGGTCGTTTCAGAactccgttttttttttatgtacgttcttgcaaactgtaacctggaaATTTAAATTCTTGAGACTTGCCAGGGGGTCTGCATCATGTGGTGagccctctgaggttatgctggtgtagtcttctcttgatggtcgTCTCTGACACATCTACACCTTATTCACCATTTGAAGGATTCTTCTGGCATCCACTGCACTGTTCTTCCGTGGTTTACCAGGTTGTTTGCCATTGCTGTGCTCACCAGCATGTTCTTGCTTCTTcaaatgtaccaaacagttCATTTAGACACACCTAATTTGGCTATGTGTCTGATTTATTCTGAtgtttcagcctaatgatgaaAACCTACTTGGTAGCCTAtgcaagaacagaaattgtgcaTATTTGAAAAAATTATGGATTTTTATTAATTCACTCATGTGGGGAAAAAGGAACAAATACCTATGCAATGTACATAGATTATGTGAATATTTCACGTTTTCATGAGGAGAAAATTAATTATTCTTAGATACTTAGAGTGCTTATCTGTTATATGTGGACCATTTACATAGCATTTGAATAGAAATAATACTGTACATTGTGTTCTATGGttctactgtacacacacacacacacacacacacacatagccacacacaacacacactcacatacacacacacacacacaaactcacagctCCTTGGCAAATGGTTACCTGGGTTACCTACGGCAGCACAGTGGCCAAAAATGTGAGGCAAAATGGTGGCAAACAGATGCTGCCACTCTTTGGCTGGTTAATAAATGGTAACTCTTTACAATAAGGTATGAATTtgtgtagttgttaactaactactactgagatatgtatctgtacagctttgttaatgtatttgtacatcattaattaatgtcaactacattagttaatgccaattcatcaACCTTATTGTGAAGCATGGCTGAGTAAATTAATCACAGAATGACAGAAAGATCTACATTTAGAAAATGAGAGTGAATTATCACAGAATTACAGATATAAAGATCTACATTTAGAAAATGAGAGTGAATTATCACAGAATGACAGATATAAAGATCTACATTTAGAAAATGAGAGTGAATTATCACAGAATGACAGATATAAAGATCTACATTTAGAAAATGAGAGTGAATTATCACAGAATGACAGATATGAAGATCTACATTGAGAAAATGAGAGTGAATTATCACAGAATGACAGATATGAAGATCTACATTTAGAAAATGAGAGTGAATTATCACAGAATGACAGATATAAAGATCTACATTTAGAAAATGAGAGTGAATTATCACAGAATGACAGATATGAAGATCTACATTGAGAAAATGAGAGTGAATTATCACAGAATGACAGATATGAAGATCTACATTGAGAAAATGAGAGTGAATAATCACAGAATGACAGATGAAATGAGAGTGAATACAGCAGGTAATTATATGTTCATATGTGAACATAAAGGTAAGGAGGCTGCAGTGGAGGGGAATTGTGCAGAAAAACCAGGGAAATTTCTTATTTAATTGTGGACTTTTTCTTCGCAGTTCAGGAAGAGCAACATAACAACAGTCTTTCCATCGCCTCATTACTTTTAATGTGGAAAGGGTTCTCTTACGCATTCTGAAACCACATGttgagcacatacagtacagaaatgtgtttgtgttgtgtgtgtggttatacgtgtgggtgggtgtgtgtgtgtgtgtgcgcgcaatTTCTGCTGGCAAAGGAAATATACAGGCCACATACTAAAGAAGCAAACtctcatatgtgtgtgtgtgtgtgtgtgtgtgagagagagagagagagagagagagagaaagagttacAGGAAAAAATGACTTATAGCACTTCCTCTACAAGCCCACAGCATGAAAGTGCagtttgcaaacaaaaaaacttttacttttcgctctctcttgctcactaGCAATCTGTGAGCCAATCACAACATCAGAAATACTTTACCCTCTTCCCAGCTGCTGAGAGATTAGTATGTAGGGCCTATTGGCACAAGTATTTTATGTGCAACATAAATCCAGTTTCCTGTACAACTAGCTACTGTATATAACTTAACTGTAGATGCTCTGGGTCAGATTCCACCAGCAGGAACACTGGCATGGACacatggcggcctgtagtgtagttatggtacatgactgggacccgcaaggtcggtggttcgatccccaatgtagccacaataagatccacacagctgttgggcccctgagcaaggcccttaaccctgcattgctccaggattgtctcctgcttggtctaatcaactgtacgttgctccgactaagagcatctgccaaatgccattaattaaaGTGGCTTAacatgagccacccagcagcccctcTGTTTAACCGTGTGACTGATAACTCTGCTCTCTTTCACAATGACTGCCTGACAATGACTACCTGTGGAAGTTACTATTCAGAATGCATTACAGCTATGCCTCACACACATAATATGTCCATCTGCAGCtgaaatttttaaaaagaaaatcttacagtactgtacatgcacacgcatgcacacacacacacacacacacacacacacacacacacacacacaaacagaacgTCATCTGAAGGCATTGCAATTTTTTATGCACATGGAGTAGGTGTAAAAGGACATTAACCAGTGAATATAGAGATCTATAGCTTTTCTTAGATATCCAGTGAACTAGAATATAGAGTGAACTAGAACAAGCATCACAGCTGACCAAATCAGGGTATCAAATAGGGGTATCTCTCAGGTGTGTTAGGTGAAAGAAAACCATTAATATCACCTCATTCCTATAAATTCATTCAGAAATTAAATTTATTCATTAGAAAAAAGTTATTATAGAATTGAATTGCAGAgtactttaaaggtacaataggtaatttcagacttctaatggtcaagagaggaatagcagaaacaaacaccttcaaaccacaacactgtttatccctcccccttctctgtgaacacgctgacgttgaaacactgtggcaattagaactaatttccaaccaatgagcttgaatgatTGTACAGCTATAGGATGTTTTGATACAGGGTCCGGCCTGTCAACTgcttattttgaaacccgaatttaaggactagcagagggtgagtcaacaggtcagtgagcctttttcaatgataggaagggatttacaatggtcttgtaacaatgttttaacacagaaatcgtACCCATTCTACCTTTAATATGATTTGCAGATTGTGAATCACATTTCAGATAATTTCTTGAATTGAATTAATGAACTTGTTCGGGAGCAACAGGGCTAAGCCCTAGGTTTTGACCAGTGCTTAAGGTGGGGGGAGAAAAAGATCCAGTACTTTCAGAGCTACCCCTGACCACAGCAGTATTTTACTGTGGGGAGAGTATGGTTGGACAGGGGCAGAAAAGAGTACCGGGAGCTTAAATTAAGTGCTGGTTCACAAGAACCAGTCATGGCACTCCAAAGAGCAAAATGTATGAGCGCCAACACTGTGTACTGGTGAGTACCGGCCCATTTCAAGCACTGGCTCACACTCAGCACTCTGTCCTACCGTTCAGAGGCACAATTccttgggggcggggggtgttcAGGTGGGGCCGGCCCTGGAGAAAAGACAGGAGTGGGTGAAAA from Conger conger chromosome 12, fConCon1.1, whole genome shotgun sequence includes the following:
- the LOC133142517 gene encoding uncharacterized protein LOC133142517 isoform X2, coding for MILKATACKEQTMGQIRWASVHNSQPAALVEDERWIRVHESGLYLLFFQAVYQLSAAAAGPGNGTLALEFRVLLRCQEQEPRQSTVEFSSAFHTHCWGSREADVTLSQSVLLQAEAGDHIAVNASHRHLMDYHANPLSSFLTLLKFSDADH
- the LOC133142517 gene encoding uncharacterized protein LOC133142517 isoform X1, which codes for MRTELSVTRVRLVLVGMALALAAAAGFLIGVFSELKGRPHLNTPRPQGIVPLNATELAGLFSSSKASMILKATACKEQTMGQIRWASVHNSQPAALVEDERWIRVHESGLYLLFFQAVYQLSAAAAGPGNGTLALEFRVLLRCQEQEPRQSTVEFSSAFHTHCWGSREADVTLSQSVLLQAEAGDHIAVNASHRHLMDYHANPLSSFLTLLKFSDADH